The following are from one region of the Planctomycetia bacterium genome:
- a CDS encoding efflux RND transporter periplasmic adaptor subunit — MKLAEAGVARTEADYADAASEYDRMQRLARDQSVTKKLEEESLQQFRASNAARQEAAAKVTSATAGIAEAKAQLEQAQADLTAAEAKRTMANAKLARQQTMVDYLELKAPYDGVVTARNIDTGHFLAGTGVKPLLAVARTDRVRVFVDVPEAEAPLVTTGDAGDPATVQVQSLAGKAFTGKVTRSGWALDASNRSLRIEIDLPNTDEVLRPGMYASVQVVLDERANTTTLPIAAVTSGAEPYCYVVESGKLRKTTITLGLRSGDEVEVLDGVREGEVVVLTGVGGLQDGQAVQVLPAG; from the coding sequence GTGAAGTTGGCAGAGGCGGGCGTTGCGCGTACGGAGGCCGATTACGCGGACGCGGCGTCAGAGTACGATCGCATGCAGCGCCTGGCCCGTGATCAATCCGTTACCAAGAAGTTGGAGGAGGAATCGCTTCAGCAGTTCCGGGCCAGCAACGCGGCGCGACAAGAAGCGGCCGCGAAAGTGACGTCCGCCACGGCAGGCATTGCGGAAGCCAAGGCCCAGTTAGAACAAGCCCAGGCCGATCTTACCGCCGCCGAAGCGAAGCGGACGATGGCCAACGCGAAGCTGGCTCGCCAGCAAACCATGGTCGACTATCTGGAACTGAAAGCACCCTACGACGGCGTTGTCACCGCCAGGAACATTGATACCGGTCATTTTCTGGCTGGTACTGGCGTTAAGCCGCTCCTCGCCGTGGCTCGCACCGATCGCGTCCGTGTCTTCGTGGATGTCCCCGAGGCTGAAGCGCCGCTCGTCACGACCGGCGATGCCGGCGATCCAGCAACCGTCCAAGTTCAATCGCTCGCGGGCAAGGCGTTTACAGGGAAAGTGACGCGTTCGGGCTGGGCGCTCGATGCTTCCAATCGCTCACTACGCATCGAGATTGACCTGCCGAACACGGATGAAGTCCTTCGCCCCGGCATGTACGCCAGCGTGCAAGTTGTCTTGGATGAGCGAGCGAACACGACTACATTGCCGATTGCTGCCGTGACTTCGGGCGCCGAACCGTACTGTTACGTCGTCGAGTCGGGCAAGCTGCGTAAGACAACGATCACTCTGGGACTTCGTTCAGGCGATGAAGTGGAAGTGCTCGATGGCGTTCGCGAGGGCGAGGTCGTTGTGCTCACGGGCGTCGGCGGCCTCCAAGATGGCCAAGCGGTGCAAGTCCTTCCGGCAGGATGA
- a CDS encoding response regulator transcription factor — protein sequence MSCVLVVEDQDRLRANLMHVLSEAGYEITGVRTGEEAIESTASHTFDAVILDLSLPGRDGLSVLAEFRAAGSRAPVLILSARDSIDDRVIGLDTGADDYLLKPFAHAEFLARLRALLRRCSTSNDLIFRCSDLELSLRGRRVTRAGCDVTQSQREFDLLEYLLRHKNAHVTRDMLAGGDDDQARGLAEGRPQFRAPD from the coding sequence ATGTCCTGTGTATTGGTGGTTGAGGACCAAGATAGGTTGCGCGCCAATCTGATGCACGTCCTGAGCGAAGCTGGCTACGAGATCACGGGCGTCCGCACGGGTGAAGAAGCGATTGAGTCCACTGCATCGCACACTTTCGATGCCGTGATCTTGGACCTGTCCTTGCCTGGGCGTGACGGCTTGTCCGTGTTGGCCGAGTTCCGAGCGGCGGGATCCCGTGCACCGGTCTTGATCCTCTCCGCTCGCGATTCGATCGATGATCGCGTCATCGGCCTCGATACGGGGGCGGATGACTATCTCTTGAAACCGTTCGCACATGCGGAATTCTTGGCCAGACTACGCGCCCTGTTGCGGCGCTGTTCAACAAGTAACGACCTGATATTTCGATGCAGCGACCTTGAACTGTCGTTGCGCGGTCGCCGGGTCACGCGAGCTGGGTGCGACGTGACGCAAAGCCAGCGTGAGTTCGATTTATTGGAATACTTGTTGCGGCATAAGAACGCCCATGTCACGCGTGACATGCTGGCCGGCGGGGACGATGACCAGGCGCGCGGTCTCGCGGAAGGCAGACCGCAATTCCGCGCACCCGATTAG
- a CDS encoding DUF1579 family protein: protein MTVSMGSGASAIKYQGTAESRMTVGGRFLQVEYQAQGKADATEGMFTAGFDSRHQRHTLIAMDSFGTYFVTSQGQRDAKSGKIRMSGTDDDPVMKALGHTKEFVHVLDLRGPEEFVMEVWFVDTRTAARKDFKYMDYTFKRKK from the coding sequence GTGACCGTCAGTATGGGTTCTGGTGCGTCGGCGATTAAGTACCAAGGCACGGCGGAGAGCCGGATGACGGTGGGCGGGCGGTTTCTCCAGGTAGAGTATCAGGCCCAAGGCAAGGCGGACGCGACGGAGGGCATGTTCACTGCCGGCTTCGACTCGCGGCATCAGCGCCATACATTGATCGCGATGGATAGTTTCGGCACATACTTCGTAACCTCCCAAGGTCAACGGGACGCCAAGAGCGGGAAAATCCGGATGTCGGGCACAGACGATGACCCGGTGATGAAGGCGCTCGGGCACACCAAGGAGTTTGTGCATGTGCTGGATTTGCGCGGGCCGGAGGAGTTCGTAATGGAGGTCTGGTTCGTCGATACCCGGACGGCGGCGCGCAAGGACTTTAAGTACATGGACTACACGTTCAAGAGGAAAAAATGA
- a CDS encoding DUF6265 family protein, with protein sequence MAQARELHRVNRHADSLHPRDGSITEVKEPTKISRYRGAWKDGAFEYETEFVRVSDNSRTGPFRKEFRHTADGLPVRVAFDPTEGYNSVGPYRHAQDIALPAPAKAAIGDMAWLAGAWAGTRDTNGATSIEERWSPPLGGAMLAVSRTVSRGKMSAFEYLRIVERDGGLVYIAQPGGAAPTEFVLTELGGTRAVFENPRHDYPQRIVYEFSAEGGLSATIGFTKGGSPRRFELKREGN encoded by the coding sequence TTGGCGCAAGCGCGCGAGTTGCACCGCGTCAATCGGCACGCCGATTCGCTCCATCCGCGCGACGGCTCGATCACCGAAGTCAAAGAGCCAACAAAGATCTCGCGATACCGCGGCGCGTGGAAGGACGGCGCGTTCGAGTACGAGACCGAGTTCGTGCGCGTGTCGGACAACTCGCGCACCGGGCCGTTCCGGAAGGAGTTTCGCCACACGGCCGACGGACTGCCGGTGCGCGTCGCGTTTGATCCGACCGAGGGGTATAATTCGGTGGGGCCTTACCGCCACGCCCAGGACATCGCGCTGCCCGCGCCGGCCAAGGCCGCGATCGGCGATATGGCGTGGCTGGCCGGCGCGTGGGCCGGAACGAGGGACACGAATGGTGCGACGTCGATCGAGGAGCGATGGAGCCCGCCGCTCGGCGGCGCGATGCTCGCCGTGTCGCGCACGGTCTCGCGCGGCAAGATGTCCGCATTCGAGTATCTGCGCATCGTCGAGCGCGACGGCGGCCTGGTTTACATCGCGCAGCCCGGCGGCGCTGCGCCGACCGAGTTCGTGCTCACCGAGCTGGGCGGAACGCGCGCCGTGTTCGAGAACCCGCGCCACGACTACCCGCAGCGCATCGTGTACGAGTTCTCGGCTGAGGGTGGCCTCTCCGCCACGATCGGCTTCACCAAGGGCGGCAGCCCCCGACGCTTTGAGTTAAAGCGCGAAGGCAACTAG
- a CDS encoding DUF1501 domain-containing protein encodes MRRCDGVNRRALLRAGALAGLGLIPSLLRGRAMAGHSRPRAKSCILLWFDGGPSHLETFDVKPDAPREVRGPFASIATATPGLRVSELLPATARIADRITVIRSMTSPLGEHGLANEYLLTGYKPSPALTYPSYGAVLSNDRAAAHELPANIAIPRASAPMGVGFLNARHRPFNTGGDPADADFRVEDLDFFPGVDGERMARRREFVAHLDRLQARVESRASSADLDPVLEQAYQLVTSPSAKRAFHLQAETDAVRAQYGPRTFGQSCLLARRLVELGVPFVTVFNPGWDTHDNLVVRLKEGYAGAKVGVGLIPTFDQAFAALVTDLDERGLLDDTLVIAMGEFGRTPKLNSGGGRDHWPRVFSMALAGAGIPGGQVVGASDRTGESPAERPITPVDLARTIYVLLGIDPDAELHTQDGRPVRINQGGETIRELLG; translated from the coding sequence ATGCGGCGCTGTGACGGAGTGAATCGTCGCGCACTATTGCGTGCCGGCGCGCTCGCGGGCCTGGGCTTGATCCCGTCGTTGCTACGCGGTCGGGCAATGGCAGGCCATTCGCGCCCCCGCGCGAAATCCTGCATTCTGCTCTGGTTCGACGGCGGCCCCAGTCATCTGGAGACGTTCGACGTCAAACCTGACGCGCCGCGCGAAGTGCGCGGGCCCTTTGCGTCGATCGCTACCGCGACGCCGGGCTTGCGTGTCAGCGAACTTCTGCCTGCCACGGCACGGATCGCCGATCGCATCACCGTCATCCGCTCCATGACATCGCCCCTTGGCGAACATGGGCTCGCAAACGAATATCTCCTGACTGGCTACAAACCTTCGCCGGCGCTGACGTATCCCAGTTACGGCGCTGTCTTGTCGAACGATCGCGCCGCCGCGCATGAGTTGCCGGCGAACATCGCCATTCCGAGAGCGTCTGCTCCGATGGGCGTGGGATTCTTGAACGCACGTCATCGCCCCTTCAACACGGGTGGCGATCCCGCCGACGCGGACTTCCGTGTGGAAGACCTCGACTTCTTTCCCGGCGTAGATGGCGAGCGAATGGCTCGACGGCGAGAGTTCGTCGCACATTTAGATCGATTGCAGGCCCGCGTTGAATCGCGGGCAAGTTCTGCTGACTTGGATCCTGTTTTGGAACAAGCCTATCAACTCGTGACCTCGCCATCCGCAAAGCGAGCCTTCCATTTGCAAGCAGAGACGGACGCGGTGCGGGCGCAGTACGGTCCGCGCACCTTTGGTCAAAGTTGCCTTCTGGCGCGGCGCTTAGTGGAGCTCGGCGTTCCGTTCGTTACTGTGTTCAACCCAGGCTGGGACACTCACGACAACCTCGTTGTGCGGCTCAAAGAAGGTTACGCCGGTGCAAAAGTCGGCGTCGGGCTGATTCCCACATTCGACCAGGCGTTCGCGGCGCTGGTGACGGACCTCGATGAGCGCGGGCTGCTTGACGATACGCTGGTCATTGCCATGGGGGAATTCGGCCGCACGCCCAAGCTCAACTCCGGCGGCGGGCGCGATCATTGGCCGCGTGTTTTCAGTATGGCGCTCGCCGGCGCAGGGATTCCGGGCGGGCAAGTCGTTGGCGCCAGCGATCGCACCGGCGAAAGCCCAGCGGAACGGCCGATCACGCCTGTGGACCTCGCACGCACAATTTACGTGTTGTTGGGCATCGATCCGGACGCCGAACTTCACACTCAGGACGGCCGTCCGGTAAGAATCAATCAAGGCGGCGAGACGATTCGGGAACTTCTTGGATGA
- a CDS encoding DUF1549 domain-containing protein, with the protein MNAMALLLTMAIGAPPERSVDFDTEIIPVLTKAGCNAGACHGAAAGRGDFRLSLFGADPATDYATIVQEFEGRRINYVRPETSLLIAKPTGQLNHGGEMALEPDGAGAKRILQWIRQGASRDNARHLVGFHVEPTTLQVAAVGAEVTLRAEATFSDGSHEDVTDWTVFTSNDPGSVEIDAKTAHARLLRPGKHVIIARYLDRIVPLSMTLPYQDIDSLPQTDPGSNWIDEGVLRLLDELRITPSPSVDDAGFLRRVTLDLTGRVPEVETVRAFLADEAPEKRVVAVDRLLESDAFVEYWTFRLSGWLGARTFANEPEAYTTYRAWIAEQIRSDAPWNDMARQLVLAVGDSHSVGPANFARTASDARGQAELVSRAFLGVRLQCANCHRHPLDQWTQDDYHGLAGIFARLDRGRIVRILARGAVTNPRTGEPAKPRIPGFADLDPQSDGRMAFADWMTAPENPYFGRAIANRLWAAMLGRGLIEPIDDLRATNPATHPEVLNRLAGDFAAHGHRLRPTLRLIALSDTYQRGAATEKNAFDDRYYSHALERPMEPELLVDAIVDVTGVPERIPGLPPGTRSIAIPPGTTAPSLAALGKCSQQEACASNASGGGLPARLHLLNGRLLNAKLVNDDGALHERIRADASNEAIIEEFYLRACARLPSAAEREYWMRALSVKHSVERAAVCEDFVWSLLNSREFNTNH; encoded by the coding sequence ATGAACGCGATGGCGCTGTTGCTCACCATGGCCATCGGCGCTCCGCCGGAGCGATCGGTCGACTTCGACACCGAAATCATTCCGGTGCTTACAAAAGCCGGTTGCAACGCCGGCGCTTGCCATGGCGCAGCGGCCGGACGCGGGGACTTTCGCCTGTCGCTGTTCGGTGCGGATCCCGCGACGGATTACGCCACGATCGTGCAAGAATTCGAAGGGCGGCGCATCAACTACGTGCGACCGGAAACAAGCCTGCTCATCGCCAAGCCCACCGGTCAGTTGAACCACGGCGGCGAAATGGCTCTGGAGCCAGACGGCGCAGGCGCCAAGCGGATTCTGCAGTGGATTCGCCAAGGAGCGTCCCGTGACAACGCGCGCCACCTCGTGGGGTTTCACGTTGAGCCGACCACGTTGCAAGTTGCTGCGGTTGGTGCGGAAGTGACGCTACGCGCGGAAGCCACTTTTTCCGATGGCAGCCACGAAGATGTCACGGACTGGACGGTGTTCACCTCGAACGATCCTGGCTCGGTTGAAATCGATGCCAAGACCGCACACGCGAGACTGCTTCGCCCGGGAAAGCACGTGATCATCGCGCGCTATTTGGATCGCATCGTGCCGCTCAGCATGACTCTGCCGTATCAAGACATCGATTCGCTCCCTCAAACGGATCCGGGAAGCAACTGGATTGACGAGGGCGTCCTCCGACTTTTGGACGAGTTGCGCATCACGCCATCGCCAAGCGTTGATGACGCTGGCTTTCTGCGGCGCGTGACGCTTGACCTCACCGGGCGCGTGCCGGAGGTCGAAACGGTGCGCGCTTTCCTGGCGGACGAAGCCCCTGAAAAACGTGTGGTTGCCGTCGATCGGCTACTGGAGAGCGATGCCTTCGTCGAGTATTGGACGTTTCGACTCAGCGGTTGGCTTGGCGCGCGTACGTTCGCCAACGAGCCAGAGGCGTACACGACGTATCGAGCCTGGATCGCCGAGCAAATTCGGAGCGACGCACCTTGGAACGACATGGCACGTCAACTCGTTCTCGCCGTCGGCGACAGCCACTCGGTCGGCCCCGCGAACTTTGCGCGGACGGCGAGCGACGCACGCGGTCAGGCGGAGCTCGTCAGCCGCGCCTTCCTCGGCGTGCGACTGCAATGTGCAAATTGCCATCGTCATCCGCTCGACCAATGGACTCAGGACGATTACCACGGACTGGCGGGCATCTTCGCGCGGTTGGACCGTGGGCGGATCGTGAGGATTCTAGCCCGCGGTGCAGTGACCAATCCACGGACTGGCGAACCGGCGAAGCCAAGGATTCCTGGCTTCGCGGACCTCGATCCGCAGTCAGACGGTCGCATGGCATTCGCCGATTGGATGACCGCGCCGGAGAATCCTTACTTTGGAAGGGCGATCGCGAATCGACTCTGGGCCGCGATGTTGGGACGTGGACTCATTGAGCCCATTGACGATCTGCGCGCCACGAATCCCGCCACGCATCCTGAAGTGCTGAATCGCTTAGCGGGCGATTTCGCGGCCCACGGCCATCGCTTGCGCCCTACATTGCGGCTGATCGCACTCAGCGACACCTACCAGCGCGGCGCGGCGACGGAAAAGAATGCGTTCGATGATCGCTATTACTCGCACGCATTGGAACGCCCGATGGAACCGGAACTGCTGGTGGATGCCATCGTGGACGTGACCGGCGTCCCGGAACGAATTCCCGGACTTCCGCCAGGTACGCGGTCGATCGCGATTCCTCCAGGCACGACGGCGCCTTCGCTCGCGGCATTGGGCAAGTGCTCCCAGCAGGAGGCCTGTGCAAGCAACGCGAGCGGCGGCGGGCTACCTGCGCGACTACATCTGTTGAACGGCCGTTTGTTGAACGCCAAGCTCGTGAATGATGACGGGGCGCTGCACGAGCGCATCCGTGCCGACGCTTCGAACGAGGCGATCATCGAGGAGTTCTATCTCCGAGCATGCGCCAGGTTACCGAGCGCGGCGGAGCGCGAGTATTGGATGCGTGCGCTGTCTGTTAAACATTCCGTCGAGCGCGCGGCGGTTTGCGAGGATTTCGTCTGGAGTCTCTTGAACAGTCGTGAATTCAACACGAACCATTAG
- a CDS encoding sigma-70 family RNA polymerase sigma factor, translating into MAEFDCDQALRDCQRGDTAALERLVAHFQQPVVRLAWRMTGDTSLAEEVAVEVFTKVWRKSGQWRGDATASTWIYQLATRTTLDLLRGRRRWWRRMRWFAREENADGTNPSQLAERRDQAALQAEVVARALGELSPEDRALVQLYYYEELPLAEIESILGIKTETLKMRLFRARKRLRETLQEHGLNRGDD; encoded by the coding sequence GTGGCGGAATTTGACTGCGACCAGGCGCTACGGGACTGCCAGCGAGGGGACACGGCTGCGCTCGAGCGGCTGGTCGCACATTTCCAGCAGCCGGTGGTGCGACTCGCTTGGCGCATGACGGGAGACACTTCGTTGGCGGAAGAGGTCGCGGTGGAAGTGTTTACCAAGGTCTGGCGAAAGTCGGGGCAATGGCGCGGCGATGCGACCGCCAGCACCTGGATTTACCAACTTGCCACGCGAACGACGCTTGACTTACTACGCGGCCGGCGACGCTGGTGGCGACGGATGCGTTGGTTTGCGCGGGAAGAGAACGCTGACGGAACGAATCCCAGCCAACTGGCCGAACGTCGCGATCAGGCGGCGCTCCAAGCCGAGGTTGTCGCGCGGGCGCTCGGCGAATTGTCCCCTGAGGACCGGGCGCTCGTACAGTTGTACTACTACGAGGAATTGCCGCTGGCGGAAATTGAGTCGATCCTGGGCATCAAGACCGAAACGCTGAAGATGCGACTGTTCCGCGCCCGGAAGCGGCTGCGTGAAACATTGCAGGAACATGGGTTGAATCGTGGCGACGATTGA